From the genome of Desulfurella sp.:
AATTTTCCACATCTTCTATCACAACAGACTTAACTTTTATGCCAATGGCATTTATAAAACTCAAAAAAACCTCGTATATAGTCTTTTTTGGCACATAAGTTTGATAGACTAACAAATATACCAGTCTTGCTCGTTCTGCTGATAAAGAAAAAGCATAAAAATCGCCATTTTCATCTTCGAATATAATTTGTGCTTGCTTTTTATTATCACTAAATATTAAATCAGTAAATTCTAATTTGTACATATCTCACCATTAAAACTATGTTTATTAACTTTAGTTATTTTTACGTTAACAATATCACCTTCTTGCAAAGATAGATAGGTATTATTTATATTTACTATTTTATTTGTTCTTGTTCTTCCTTGCATTTGATTTGAAATTTTCGCTTTGGACTCAATTAATACTTCATGTATGCTTCCAAAGTAACTTTTATTTATTTGTTCGCTTATTTTTAGTTGTAAATTCTGCACAAAGCTTAATCTTTGTGCTTTTTCTTCTTCGCTAACCTGATTTGGCATTAAAGAAGCTTTTGCAAATGGCCTATTAGAATATTTAAAAGAATAAATTTCATCAAATTTTATTTCTTCCAAAGCCCTAACTGTTTGTTTAAAATCATTTTCTGTTTCCATTGGAAAACCCACTATAATATCACTTGTAATAGAACCTTTTGGATTATATTTTCTAAAGTATTCTACCTTTTTTGCAAAATCTTTAAAAGTGTATTTTCTTCTCATTAATTTTAATATTCTATCCGAACCAGATTGAAGTGGCAGGTGTAAGTGCTCGCATACTTTATCAAGTTGAGACATTGCTCTTGCTAATTCTTCACTAAAATCCTTTGGATGAGATGTTACAAACCTTATCCTTTTTAATTTATCAATTTTGTTTATCATTTCCAACAACCTAATAAAATTTATTCCATCAAAATTGTATGAATTAACATTCTGACCTAATAATATAACTTCTTTTGCGCCATTTTCAACTACATTATTTATTTCTTGCAATATATTTTTGTAAGATCTTGATATTTCCCTTAAGCGCGTGTAAGGCACTACACAGTATGTGCAAAAATTATTACAACCATAAATTATATCAATATATGCTGTAGGTTTTTTAAGATGTCCAAATATATAATCAGGGTTTATAATCTGATTTGATACGAAAATACCTTTAAAATCTTTTAAATCCTTGTTAAAGTACTGTTTAAAATCGTAAATTGATGTTGTACCCAAAACAACATCTGATATTTTAGAAAGTTTTTGACTAAAAATTTGTGCAACACAACCCATTGCAACTATTTTTGCTTTTTTGTTTATATTTTTAATCCTTCCAATCTCGCTAAAAATTTTTTTCTCTGATTTTTCTCTAACAGCGCAAGAATTTACAATAATAATATCAGCTTCTTTTAGACTTGATTTTTCAAAACCATTTTCTTGTAATATTGATTCAACTTTTTCTGAGTCTCGTTCATTCATCTGACAGCCAAATGTTTTAATATAGTACTTCATTATTATTTTTTACCTTTCTGAAATATATCAACCCAGTAATTTTGTTGCTTTAATGTAGTTGAAAATACATGTCTGCCATTGTTTTTTGACACAAAATACAAATAATCCGTTTTTGCAGGATAAAAAGCGGCCTTTAGAGATTCATAGCTCACAGAACATATTGGAGATGGTGGCAATCCCTTATATATATATGTATTGTATTTATTTTTTGAATTCTCTAATTCTTTTAATGTTAATTTTCCCTTAAAGTCTTTTATACCATATATAACGGAAGAATCGATTTGTAAAAGCATGTTTTTTTTAAGCCTGTTGTATATAACACTTGCAATTAACGGTCTTTCAGAATTTACTTTTGCTTCTTTTTCGACCATAGATGCAATTATTACTTTATCATATAAACGCTTATTAATATGATTAAAATTTGCTAAATCCGAAAAATCTTTTTTAAATAATTCCAACATAAGTTTTATTAAAACAGATGGTTTTTCTTTTTTTTCAATAAAATAATCACCTGCACCCAAAAAACCCTCCATATTTGGTGCATGATAGCCAAGTAAACTATAAGTATATGATCTAGAGTTTGCTAATTTGTAAAATTCATTACCATCTAGGCCAAGTCGATTAAGTCTATGTGCAATACTTTTTATATCAAAACCTGGTGGTATAGAAAATATGACATCATTTTTGTTTTCTCCAATAAGCTCATTTAGCGTTTGTTTTGGTGAATTGTTTGTATAAAAAACATGAACGCCTGATTTTATATCTTTGGATTTACCAGACAAACGTACATAATAATAAAACCAATCGTATCTTTTTACAATATTTTGACTTTGCAATTCTTCACATACTGATAAAACCGATTGATTTGGAGCAATAATTACATAAACCTTTTTTTTGATATTTGAATTTGGCTGATTGATGAAATTTTGAAAAGAAAAAATAGCATAAATGACAAATATGATAGCAATAAAAAGTAAAACTGTGTTAATTATTATCAGTTTTTTGAGTCTTTTCATTAAACTCCACTTCAAAACAAATTAAATAATCACAATACAACAAAAAACTCCTTGCAATAACAACCAGTTGTTAGTATAATGTCACTCGATGAAAAAAGCAACAATTTTGATTATCTTTCTGATTCTATTATGTTTTTCAAGAGCATTTAGTTTAACGCTTAATTCAATAAATATAGTAAAAATTTCTCAAACAAAACAGACAATAATGCTAAAANNNNNNNNNNATGCTAAAAATTGATAATCTTGAAAATTACACATATATAAGGCTTTCAAATGAACTTTTTTATATTGGAACCAACAATTGCGAGATAAAAGCAAATTTAAAACCTGAATATGATGTAGAAAACATTATCTTAAAACAACTCCAAAACCAAACACGTATTTATTTTAAACTGAATAAAGCTTACAAATACAATATAACTTTATCAAAGATAAATAAAAGCACACTTATAATAAACCTGATTTTATCAGACACTTCAAAAAGCGATGAGAATACAATCAAAACCGCACAAACTAATTCAACTCAAACTGTAAATAACATACCTATGATAATAACTCC
Proteins encoded in this window:
- the miaB gene encoding tRNA (N6-isopentenyl adenosine(37)-C2)-methylthiotransferase MiaB, producing the protein MKYYIKTFGCQMNERDSEKVESILQENGFEKSSLKEADIIIVNSCAVREKSEKKIFSEIGRIKNINKKAKIVAMGCVAQIFSQKLSKISDVVLGTTSIYDFKQYFNKDLKDFKGIFVSNQIINPDYIFGHLKKPTAYIDIIYGCNNFCTYCVVPYTRLREISRSYKNILQEINNVVENGAKEVILLGQNVNSYNFDGINFIRLLEMINKIDKLKRIRFVTSHPKDFSEELARAMSQLDKVCEHLHLPLQSGSDRILKLMRRKYTFKDFAKKVEYFRKYNPKGSITSDIIVGFPMETENDFKQTVRALEEIKFDEIYSFKYSNRPFAKASLMPNQVSEEEKAQRLSFVQNLQLKISEQINKSYFGSIHEVLIESKAKISNQMQGRTRTNKIVNINNTYLSLQEGDIVNVKITKVNKHSFNGEICTN
- the mltG gene encoding endolytic transglycosylase MltG, with amino-acid sequence MKRLKKLIIINTVLLFIAIIFVIYAIFSFQNFINQPNSNIKKKVYVIIAPNQSVLSVCEELQSQNIVKRYDWFYYYVRLSGKSKDIKSGVHVFYTNNSPKQTLNELIGENKNDVIFSIPPGFDIKSIAHRLNRLGLDGNEFYKLANSRSYTYSLLGYHAPNMEGFLGAGDYFIEKKEKPSVLIKLMLELFKKDFSDLANFNHINKRLYDKVIIASMVEKEAKVNSERPLIASVIYNRLKKNMLLQIDSSVIYGIKDFKGKLTLKELENSKNKYNTYIYKGLPPSPICSVSYESLKAAFYPAKTDYLYFVSKNNGRHVFSTTLKQQNYWVDIFQKGKK